In a genomic window of Gloeothece verrucosa PCC 7822:
- a CDS encoding DJ-1/PfpI family protein, translated as MKNNIVQFKGKIGVLIEDHFDDTEFRRFNEFFPANGYEVEYLTHLWHQEQLTFKGNELKEQVTVTVEVNDIEPRDYKGIILIGAYAMDRLRYEANPKPGHPNTAPAVQFLRKAVKAMDDNQLIIGTICHSIWLFCAAPDILKGREVTCAHNVICDVENAGGIVMFEGEQTKIVHIDGGLVTGKHPDSIDEFLEIFLNELETIKSLELTPLNR; from the coding sequence ATGAAAAATAACATTGTGCAATTTAAGGGAAAAATAGGTGTACTCATTGAGGATCACTTTGATGACACAGAATTTCGTAGATTTAATGAGTTTTTTCCAGCTAACGGTTATGAAGTCGAGTATTTGACTCATCTTTGGCATCAAGAACAGTTGACTTTTAAAGGAAATGAACTAAAAGAACAAGTCACTGTTACAGTAGAGGTGAATGATATTGAGCCAAGAGATTACAAAGGCATCATTTTAATTGGAGCCTATGCGATGGATCGCTTACGCTATGAAGCTAATCCTAAACCCGGTCATCCCAATACAGCACCAGCAGTCCAGTTTTTACGAAAAGCCGTTAAGGCAATGGACGATAACCAATTAATTATCGGCACTATTTGTCATAGTATTTGGTTATTTTGTGCGGCTCCAGACATTTTAAAAGGTCGTGAAGTTACTTGTGCCCATAATGTTATTTGTGATGTAGAAAATGCCGGAGGAATTGTGATGTTTGAGGGTGAACAAACTAAAATTGTACATATTGATGGTGGGCTGGTGACTGGTAAGCATCCTGACTCAATTGATGAGTTTTTAGAAATTTTTTTAAATGAGCTAGAAACAATTAAATCTCTTGAATTAACACCCCTCAATCGTTAA